A single region of the Rathayibacter rathayi genome encodes:
- a CDS encoding ATP-binding cassette domain-containing protein, with the protein MTLIDAAGTAPAAARTPVLQAKRLVKTFGRVVGLDGVSLELYPGEVLAIIGDNGAGKSTLIKCLTGAEIPDEGELFLDGQPVSFKRPQDARGAGIETVYQNLAVSPALDVASNLYLGREKRKKGILGSVFRMLDTAGMRKEARAELTELGISTLQDVTVPVENLSGGQRQAVAVARAAAFGSKVVVLDEPTAALGVRESNQVLQLVRNLRDRGIPVILISHNMPQVFDVADRIHIQRLGKKAATITPQSHSMTDAVAIMTGAATA; encoded by the coding sequence GTGACCCTCATCGACGCCGCGGGCACTGCTCCCGCCGCCGCCCGCACCCCCGTCCTGCAGGCCAAGCGCCTCGTGAAGACCTTCGGCCGCGTCGTCGGGCTCGACGGCGTCAGCCTCGAGCTCTACCCCGGCGAGGTCCTGGCGATCATCGGCGACAACGGCGCCGGCAAGTCCACGCTGATTAAGTGCCTCACCGGCGCCGAGATCCCCGACGAGGGCGAACTCTTCCTCGACGGGCAGCCCGTCTCGTTCAAGCGACCGCAGGACGCCCGCGGTGCCGGCATCGAGACGGTCTACCAGAACCTCGCCGTCTCGCCGGCCCTGGACGTCGCCTCGAACCTCTACCTCGGCCGCGAGAAGCGCAAGAAGGGGATCCTCGGCTCCGTGTTCCGGATGCTCGACACGGCCGGCATGCGCAAGGAGGCCCGCGCAGAGCTGACCGAGCTGGGCATCTCGACGCTGCAGGACGTGACGGTCCCGGTCGAGAACCTCTCCGGAGGACAGCGCCAGGCTGTCGCCGTCGCCCGCGCCGCCGCGTTCGGCTCCAAGGTCGTCGTCCTCGACGAGCCGACCGCCGCCCTCGGCGTCCGCGAGTCGAACCAGGTGCTGCAGCTGGTGCGCAACCTGCGCGACCGCGGCATCCCGGTCATCCTGATCAGCCACAACATGCCGCAGGTCTTCGACGTGGCCGACCGGATCCACATCCAGCGCCTCGGCAAGAAGGCCGCGACGATCACGCCGCAGTCGCACTCGATGACCGACGCCGTCGCGATCATGACCGGGGCGGCGACGGCATGA
- a CDS encoding putative quinol monooxygenase: MSARILVAEFTAKPGHEETVAGMIADLAVLVRQEPGNVEFVPYRREDDPARFFVYEVYRDEEAFQAHISADYGAVFNEKLGPLIVQPHSQLTWLAAV, from the coding sequence ATGAGCGCACGGATCCTCGTCGCCGAGTTCACCGCGAAGCCCGGCCACGAGGAAACGGTCGCCGGAATGATCGCCGACCTCGCCGTTCTGGTCCGGCAGGAGCCGGGCAACGTCGAGTTCGTGCCCTACCGCCGAGAGGACGACCCGGCGCGGTTCTTCGTGTACGAGGTCTACCGCGATGAGGAAGCATTCCAGGCGCACATCTCGGCCGACTACGGCGCCGTGTTCAACGAGAAGCTGGGCCCGCTGATCGTGCAGCCGCACTCGCAACTCACCTGGCTCGCGGCGGTCTGA